The Armatimonadota bacterium genome segment AGCTGAGGTTGACTGCCGAGGTCATGGCGATCATGCGACAGGAACTGGAGATGATCCCGGTCCCGGGGTGCCGGGTGGGGGTGCTGCAAGCGGCGGGAATCAGCCCGGCGACCTACTATCGGCACTTGCAGCCCAAGCCGCGGCTTGCAGCGCACGTGTCCCCGCAGCTGCTAGCGTCCGCCCAAGATGGAGGGAAGGAGCATGCCAGGTATCTTGCTTGCGATTCGGGAATGGGATACGATATGGGAACTGGGACTATCGCGAGGAGGGCTCCATTCAGTACCGTGTACCTATGGGTTCCCTGCCATATCGGTGATGCGGATGGCGCCGTCAGCGCTCCCATTCCCACTCGGCAAAGATCGCGTCACGGGCTGATCCACTACAAACGAGGAGTACGATGCCTGTCTATGCAGGGCCGCCGATCAGCGGAGCGAGCGTATCTCTGAGGCGCGTGTCGGAAGACCAAGTACTGCTGGCTGGGCGAGACTCTGATCTCGAATTGGCACGAGACGCACGCTGCTTCTACAAGGCGACTAGGGACGAGGCGACTCTCTTCTTTGGCCTTTGCACAGAAGCCGGGGATCTGGTCGGACAAGTGATACTGCAGAGGCAGCTCCCGGACCGGAAGGAAGCGGTGCTCGGCATTCACATTTTCCGGCCAGAGAACCGTTACCGCGGCTATGGCTCGGACGCGGTTGCGGTGGCTTGTGCGTATGGCTTTCAGGAGCTCGGCCTGGGGAGAATCGTGCTCAGTGTCTCCGAGGCGAACGAGGCCGCCAGAAGATGCTACCAGAAGT includes the following:
- a CDS encoding GNAT family protein yields the protein MPVYAGPPISGASVSLRRVSEDQVLLAGRDSDLELARDARCFYKATRDEATLFFGLCTEAGDLVGQVILQRQLPDRKEAVLGIHIFRPENRYRGYGSDAVAVACAYGFQELGLGRIVLSVSEANEAARRCYQKCGFTEVGRVKDEPNMIAMVLGHRLQSDPTADRRNA